GGACTTACAAGTAAACAAGATGGCCTTCTCTGCTACGGAGAAGGCCATACTTGTTTTAGGATATAGTCTGTTAGTAGTTCTCCAATTGCGGCAGCAGCAGGATAGCCAGTTTGTCATTTCTTTGTTTCGCCTGCCTTGCCCAGTGCTTTGCCTGTTCTTTGTTGCCCATTGCCTCATACACCACCGCCAGGTTGTAGGCTGCCCGCGCCGCATCCTTTTTATGTTCGCCGTCTGCTATAGGCTGGAGCAGCGAAATAGCGGAAGCCCAGTCGCTGGTGGCCATTTTGAAAGCGGCATACTGCAGGTTTTTGGTGGAGTAGTAAGGGCGCACGTACGTGACAGTTTGGGGCGACAGGCGGCTCCAGTACCTCAACCCTGAATTCCATGCCAGCCCATTCACCTCTGGTCCCGCGTTTCCCATGGAGGGGCCAATAGCCAGCAGCCCACTCAGAACCGACCGCGATTGGTAAGGTGCCTCCTCCGAGAGGGTGATTTTGTCGAGTACGGTGCCGGTGCTGTCGTAGAGGGTCCAGTAGGATCTGGTAATCAGGGTATAATGCGCTGTCTTGGTTACGTCACCGTCCTCATCTTCCTCGCGCACCGTTTCCTGATCGAAAAAAGTGTTGAAATAGTCCATGGAGAGCAGCAGGTGGTGTGGGTGCTGCCTGTAAATTTCCTGCACCTGCCCAGCTGTCAATTGCTCTTGCTCCGCCTGTGCTCTGTAAGTGGAGGTGTCGCTGTGCACCAGCACAAAGGTTTCGTCCTTCATAATGGCGGCAACAGCCCCTCGAAAAGCCTCATTTGCACCATTGGCGAAAACGGCAATTTTCTTTTCCTGATTGAAGGTTAGCAGGGAAGGGTTGTACCTGTTCACGGCTACCACTTTCCACTGCGCGTTGGTAACGGCCACCTCGGGTGGCTTCACGGTGTTGATGTAGAGCTGTGAGGTGCAGCTAACCTGTACTAACGCAAGGATGCAGCACAGCAGGTAGGGGAGGTTCTTTTTCATAGGCTTACAGCTGAAGGATGCTGAAAGATGATTTTGGGTTGCATGAAAATATAAAAAAAGCCCCAGCTCTACAGCTGGGGCTCTCAATTATTTTTCCTTGTTCCGGATTAGTCTTTGATGGCACTAAAGTCAAAGTCCTCCAGGTACTTGGTGGTGAAGTTGCCTTCTTTAAAGCCCGGGTCATCCATCAGCTTCAGGTGAAATGGAACCGTCGTCTTGATTCCCTCAATCACAAACTCGCTAAGCGCGCGCTTCATTTTCACAAGGGCCTCTTCGCGTGTCTGCGCGCTCACAATCAGCTTGGCGATCATGGAGTCGTAGTTCGGCGGAATGGTATAGCCCGAGTACACGTGCGAATCGATGCGAACACCGTGGCCACCCGGCATGTGCAGCGTGGTGATCTTGCCTGGGCTTGGGCGGAAATTGTTTTTCGGGTCCTCGGCGTTAATGCGGCACTCGATGGCGTGCATTTTAGGATAGTAGTTTTTGCCTGTGATTTTCAGACCGGCTGCTACCTTTATCTGCTCCTTGATCAGGTCGTAATCAATAACTTCCTCCGTAATCGGGTGCTCCACCTGGATACGCGTGTTCATCTCCATAAAGTAGAAGTCACGGTTCTTGTCTACCAGGAACTCAATCGTACCCACACCTTCGTAGTTGATGGCAGAGGCACCGGCAATGGCAGCCTGCCCCATGCGCTCACGCAGGTCGTCGGTGATGAACGGGGAAGGGGTTTCCTCCACCAGCTTCTGGTGGCGGCGCTGGATAGAGCAGTCACGCTCGGAAAGGTGCGCTACCTGCCCGTGCTGGTCACCGATCAGCTGAATCTCGATATGGCGCGGCTCCACCACAAATTTCTCCAGGTAGATGCCGTCGTTGCCGAAAGCAGCTTTGGATTCGGTGCGGGCATCGTTCCAGGCTTTCTCAAACTCCGACTCGTTGTTCACGATGCGCATGCCGCGGCCACCGCCACCGGCTGTTGCTTTCAGAATGATAGGGTATTTGATCTTTTTGGCGATCTTCAATCCCTCCTCCACATTTTTCAAAAGCCCTTCGGAACCAGGAATGGTTGGTACGCCCGCCTTTTTCATGGTATCCTTGGCAGAGGCCTTGTCGCCCATCTGGTTGATCATCTCCGGAGAGGCACCGATGAACTTGATGCCGTTTTCGGCACAGATGCGGGAGAACTCAGCATTCTCCGACAAAAAGCCGTAGCCTGGGTGAATGGCATCGGCGTTGGTGATTTCCGCCGCCGCGATAATGTTCGGGATGTTCAGGTATGACTGCGCACTTGGGGGAGGGCCGATGCAAACGGCTTCGTCAGCAAAGCGGACGTGCAGGCTCTCTTTATCGGCAGTAGAGTATACGGCCACCGTCTTGATGCCCATCTCTTTACACGTGCGGATAATGCGCAGGGCAATCTCGCCACGGTTGGCGATCAGTATTTTTTTAAACATAGATTAGTTTTTGGAGATTTGAAGATTCGGAGATCTGTAATTTGCAAACAAGGAAAATGGAGACGTATCAGGCAACATCTCCATTTTCTCATTTATAAATTTTCAAATCAGGAGATTAGCTAGGATCTACCAGGAACAGGGGCTGGTCGTACTCCACCGGAGAGGCATTGTCCACCATCACCTTCACCACTTTGCCCGACACTTCAGACTCGATCTCGTTAAACAGCTTCATGGCTTCGATGATGCAGATAACCTGGCCTTTCTTCACCTCATCGCCTACGTTCAACAGAACGGGAGACTCTGGGCTGGCGGCGCGGTAGAAGGTACCGATCATCGGGGCCTTGATGGCTACGTAACGGCTCTCATCTGATGCCGCCGGGGCAGCCGGAGCTGCAGGTGCCGCCGAAGGAGCTGCCTGTGGAGCCGCAGCGGGAGCAGCAGGGGCAGGGGCCGCCTGATGCGAGGCGCCTGAGTCCTTTACGTACTTCACTTTCTGGTCCGGATCGCGCTTAACCGAGATCTTAAATTCTTCTGTTTCGATGTTAACTTTGTTCAAGCCAGATTTGGCGATAAAGTCAATGAGGTCCTGGATTTCTTTCGCTTTCATGTTTTATTTAACTCTTTCGGCGTATGAATACGTACGAGTGTCTACTTTGATTTTTTCGTCCTGGCCAATAAACAGCGGCACCTGAATAGTGGCTCCTGTTTCTACGATGGCTGGTTTGGATGCGTTCGTGGCCGTGTCGCCCTTCAGGCCCGGCTCTGTATAAGTAATAGTCAGTTCCACAAACGGCGGAATGTCGCAGGTTAGCGGCGACTCGGTTTCGGCGTGGAAAAGAATGGTTACTTCCTGGCCCTCTTTCATCAGGTCCGCAAACGGCACCATGGCATCTTCCAACGAAACCTGCTCAAAGGTGTTCAGGTCCATAAAGTGGTAGCCCATGTCATCTTTGTAGATGAACTGGTGCGGGCGCTGCTCCACGCGGGCAGTGGTGATTTTATGACCAGCCGAAAACGTGTTGTCAAGCACTTTGCCCGATCGAACATTCTTCAGCTTGGTTCTTACGAACGCTGGGCCCTTGCCCGGTTTTACGTGTTGAAATTCAGTTACAACATACAAATCGTTGTTATACTCAATTACAACACCGTTTTTAATATCAGCGGTGGTTGCCATACAGGTAAACTTGGTTGATCCTTAATAAGACGGTAAAACTATGTTTGTTTTTGCTGTCTTGCAAACCAAAGTTAGTCATTCTGCTCAAAATCTCGCTACAATATCCTGTGTTTCCTGCCTTTTCCGTTTGGTGTTGCACCATCTTATACTAAGTTGCGTGAAGCCCTGGTTCGGTAGCGGGCGAGGACTGGAAGTAACCCGGCAGCAAACGAAGTATGCGTGGCTAATTTAAATTTGAGCCCGCAGCGGTATCAGAAATAGTGTGAATTGAGTTGGGCAAGTATAGGCAGTGCAAGTATAAATCTGGCTGCCGGCGCTGTAACTTTGCATCCCGCACCCTGTCTCCCAAAATCAAGTATACCTGTAGATGACACAGCCAGACCTAACCAGCATTAAAGCGCTGCTCGATGATCGGGTGGAGAAGTATAACCAGCCCGATTTCATTCCGAACGACCCGGTTTCCATACCCCACCGCTTCACCAAAAAGCAGGACATTGAGATCAGTGGGTTCTTTGCGGCCATACTTGCCTGGGGGCAGCGTAAAACCATCATCAACAACTGCCTTAAGCTGATGGACCTGATGGACAATGCCCCGCATGAGTTTATACTTTACCACCAGGAGCAGGACCTGACACGGTTCCTGGGCTTCAAGCACCGCACGTTTAACGATACGGATTTGCTGTACCTGCTGCACTTCTTCCGGTGGTACTACAGCCAGTATGATAGCCTGGAAACTGCTTTTACAGGCAACCAGCTTAAGTTGCAGACGCAGCAGGCCCGGCTGGAGCACTTCCACAACCTGGTGTTTAGCCTGGAAGATGCCCCGCAGCGCACCCGTAAGCACGTGGCCACGCCCGCCCGCAAATCCGCCTGTAAGCGCCTGAACATGTACCTGCGCTGGATGGTGCGGCAAGACAAGGGCGGCGTGGATTTCGGTATCTGGGAGCAGATGCCCATGAGAGACCTGATTTGCCCCTGCGATGTGCACGTGGAGCGGGTGGCCCGGCGGCTGGGCCTGATTACCCGCACAGGCATGGACTGGCTGACGGCGGAGGAGTTGACGGCACACCTGCGCGTGTTTGACCCGGCCGATCCGGTGAAGTATGATTATGCCTTGTTTGGGCTGGGGGTGGAGGAGAAATTCTAAAGATTTAACGGAAAATCATTCTGCAGATATCCCAAGTTAAGGCCGCTCCTGCATGAAACGTGAATTGCCTGTTGCTACATAGGTTAAAGGTTTTGCCGTTTTTGTGCCCTACTGGCTGTTAGGTGGCAAAACGCCGGGATTTATACGTGCGGTTTAAACTTTGTAAGGCGGGTTGATTTATGATAATTCCGCGAGTTGTAATGTGCTGATAATCCTATTTAATGCCGTTTTACGTGTGTCTTGACATAAGTGTCTGCTTTTAAAACCGGTGCTGTTTTTGTACTTTTGCACCCGATTTAATAATTTATACTTCGCGGTGCCTTTTCATGGGCCCTCTGAAATTCAATTAAAACAACAAGCATGCACACCAACAACGTAGCTATCCTCGGAACCGGAAATCTCGGAAAATCTATTGCGGAAGGGCTCCTGAGCAATGGTCAGTACAAGCCGGAAAACATTTATGTGACCAGGAGAAACACGAAATCCATACAACACCTCAAAGACAAAGGACTGCAGGTTAGCAGCGACAATACCTTCGCCGTTAAAAATTGCCGTTACATTATGCTGTGCGTGCAGCCGGCGCACCTTGAAAACGTTCTGAAGGAAATAAAGCCTTACCTGGACCCGGAGAAGCACGTGCTCCTAAGCGTTATAGCCGGCATCAGCATAGACAACATCAGGGACATCGTGGGCGATTTTCCGATTGTGCGCAGTATGCCCAACACCGCCATTGCCGTGCAGCAGTCCATGACGTGCTTGGCCTTTAATGCGAAGGCCGCGCATGTGGAGGCGGACGTGAAAGAGATCTTTAACTGCCTTGGCGAAACCCTTGTGATAGAGGAGGAGCTGATGGCCGGCGCAACCGTGCTTTGCTCCAGCGGCATTGCCTTTAACATGCGCTTTATCCGTGCCGTAACCCAGGGCGGTATTCAGCTGGGGTTAGATGCCGACGACGCCCAGAAGATTGCCGTGCAGGTAAGCAAAGGCGCCTCCACCTTACTAACGATAAACAAATCGCACCCTGAGCAGGAGATTGATAAGGTAACCACACCTGAGGGATGCACCATTACGGGTCTGAACGAAATGGAGCACCAGGGCCTGAGCTCGGCTGTAATCAAAGGCTTGGTTGGCTCCTACAAAAGAATCCTGGACCTGAAAGAGCAGCGCGAAAAAGAAAGTATGTAGACTCTCATGACCAAGTTTTATAGTGCGAGGCAGATAAGTTCGTTTACGCCTTAGAAACCAGCGCATCCTAAACAGCAAGAGCCGCTATACGTATAGCGGCTCTTGCTGTTTATCTGATTATCTAGCTCGATTTACGCATCCCACCAGAGCGGATCGGCCAGGTTGGATACATCGGGAGTATTGGGATTTTTCGAAGCTTCTCCGCTAGGATATGCCACTCTACGAATAAAGTTGCTTAAATCTGCGTTTGCAGGCAGCGTGAAGCCGGCATACTGGTAGTCGAAGCGACGGGCGTCGTTCCAGGCCTCAGGGTTTAAGTACGTTACTACATACTTTTCACGGAAGATATCTGCGAGGGTAAGGTTTTGGGCGCCTACTGCCACTAGGGAGCTATTCAGGTACTCATTCGCCTCTGCAGCACTCACTTCATACAGCTCCATACTTGCCCTGATGCCTTCCAGGTATGCGTCGTACGCCCGTTGACTTTGTCCTGCACGCAGGGCTGCCTCTGCCTCAATCAGTTTAACCTCTGGGTACGACACTATGATAAGTGGCGAGTCCTCACCGGTTAAGGGGGAGCCCAGGAAAATGTAAGATTCATCCTTTACGGTGCTGCTGGCAGGGCCAACGTTTCCGGTGCCGTTTGGTGTACCCACATATGTACCTGTTCGAGTTGTGTCAGCGATCTGCTCCAGGCGTGGGTCCACTATGCCATTACTGGTGCCGTTGAGGTGCTGAATCAGCTGTTCTGATAGCCATCCTCCGAGTAACTGGTCCGCATTGTCAATGGCAGTCTGTGCCCAGGGGTTTCGCTCCGTAAACACACCCATGGTTGCGTTGTCGGCATTGGAGGTATAGGAGTTTTCAACGGCAGTAAGCACCGCCTGCGGATCATAGGCTGCGGTTCCGCTCAACTTGTTCAGCTGTCTTGCCTTCAGGGCATATGCCGTCTTAATCCACTTCTCCTTGCTTCCCCCATGGATCAGGTCACTCTGTGTGTCCAGCTCAAAAGAAGACTCGGTTGAAGACAACGCTGCAATGGCCTCATCCAGCAGCACTAACGTCTCGTCGTATAGGCTAGACGCATTATCGAAACGGGGCGTTAAGGTGGTGTTTACAAAAGCCTCAGAGTATGGGGCATCTCCCCACAGGTCGGTTACCAGCGACAGGTGGTAGGCCATGAGCACATTCGCCACACCTACGTAGGAAGCGGCTCCCTGTTCCATAGCCTCCTGCTTCATATCATAAATATCGGCCATGGCCAGGTACAGCGCGTCCCAGGTGCTGGTGTAGTCCGTAACCTGGTAGGTGTCGGTGGATCCGCCGGCGACGGGACTGGCCAGGTATTGTACGAAATAGGAGGTAATATTAGCCACACGGTAGCTGTTCAGTGCCGTTTTGTGGGTGGTGGTGGAGAGCATGGTGCTTAGGGGCGGGTTGTTTACCAGGTTGGGGTTATCCTCCAGGTCAAAGTAATCCTCGCAGCCTTGCAGTGTGCTTACAGCCCCAACTAGCATTAGGGCAAACATATATCTAAAGATCTTTTTCATACGGCTGTTATTTAGAATCCAACATTAAGCGTGAAGAGGTAACTTCGGACGGCGGGATATGTGAAGCCGGAGAAACCATCCACGTTGCTTCCGCTTGGGCTGAAGCTGGTTTCTGGGTCGAAGCCCTTGTAATCGGTGTGGAGCCATACGTTATTGCCCGTAAGCGAAACTGAGGCGTTCCGGATAAAGATGCTCTCGAACCAGTTCTGCGGGAGGCTGTAGTTCAGCGTGAGGGAGCGCAGGCGAACCCAGGAGGCATCCTCCACAAAATTCTCTGACACGCCACGGTAGAAGTTGCGGTAGTAGCCGTTCGTGTAATTTACGCCGTCAGGCCCAACGCCCTGGCCCAGCCATACTTCCTTTGTGTTCGGTGTGCCGTCTGCCAGCACACCTTCAAACACCATTGTCTGGTTTCGGTTTTCGGTATACTCGGCTATGCCAAAGGCGGCAAAGAAGTTATCCATCTGGTTATACTTTTCAAGCCCCATGCGCGCATCCAGCAGGGCCGTCAGGCTAAGGTTTTTGTAGGTAAAGGTGTTGGTGAAGCCGCCGATCCAGTCGGGCTGAGAGTTACCTAATATCTTTTGGCTGGAGAGTGGCGCCCGCACCGGGAAGCCGTTCGCACCAATCAGAATAGGACGCGACTCATCTATGAAAAGCGGGTCTTCCTCTTCGCCTGGCCCGTAGTAGCGTTGCCAGTGGGAACCGTAAATATTGCCGTACGGCTGTCCCTCAATCAGCCTCAGGCTTACCGTAGATCCTACATAACCAAACTGGGAAGCATACACAATCTCATCTAACCCTTCCCGTATTTTAAGAATTTTGTTACGGTTGGCAGAGAACACCAGTTTGGTGTCCCAGGTGAAGTTGTTGGTGCGAACCGGCACGGCGTTCAGCACCAACTCCACGCCTTTGTTGCGCATTTCGCCAGCGTTGATGGCAGACCGGATATAACCAGTGGAGTTCGCCACGTTAATGTTCAGGATCTGATCTTTACTAAGGGAGTAGTAGTAGGTAAAATCAAATCCAACACGGTCGTTCAAGAACGACATCTCCAATCCGGCCTCAAAGGTATTGGTGAACTCAGGCTTGAGTTCCGGGTTACCCAGGAGTGCTGCCCTTGTTACACCCGTATAGCCTGTTGGTAAACTTGTGTAAGGTGCAGAGCCAGAGGAGGTAGAGTAGGGTAGTGCATCCTTGCCCATCTGGGCGTAGGAGAAGCGCAGCTTGCTTTGGTTGATAAAATCAGGAAGCTCCAGGTGCTCGGAGAAGAGGTAGCTTATACTTGCCGAAGGATAAAAGAAAGACCTGTTATTGCTTGCCAGGGTGGAGGTGATGTCGTTGCGGCCGGTCAATGTCAGGAATAGGAAGTCCTTATAGTCCAGAGAGGCCTCTGCAAATATACCCATCAGGCGGTAATCAATTTGTTGTTCGTCTGTAGACAGGAAACGTGCGTTAGACAGTCTGAAGTAATCGTATACGGCTAATTCATTACCCAACACCCCAAAGCTCTTCGACTGACGGTCGTACAGGTCGTGGCCTACACGCAAGGTTCCGGAGAAGTTCTCACCGAAGTCAGAATTCAGGGTGGCGATAAAGGTAGAATTTATAGCTCTGAACCGGGTAGTATATTCATGGATAAAGCCCCGGCCGTTATCATCCAGCACTTGCTCATCCGGCACACCCTGAGGACCTGGAGCGGTGCGGGTGCGATCGTCGCTGTAGGTATCCAGGCCAATGCGGTAGGTAAAGTTCAGCCAGTTGGTAGGTTCGTAACCAAACGTAAGCCCGCCGATAAAGCGGTTTACTTCATCCTCCATCCTGTTGGTCGCCGCTGCATAGATGGGGTTGTCGTTGCCGTAGGTTTTCATGGTGCCGTCCGGCTTTCGGAAATCCCGCACATCCCAGCGCGGTGACCAGTAGCTGAGCATCTCGTTGAAGCGGTCCGCGTTGTAGCGGTCGCCTCCGGAGTTCACGTAGTTGAAATTACCTCCGACTTTTATCTTATCGCTGATATTGGCATTAGCATTTAATCGCGCCGATACGTTCTGGTAATTTGTGAACGGGAGCACTCCTTCGTGGTACAGGTGCGAAATGGAGGAAAAAAAGCTAAGTGCCTCGCTACCGCCTGAAAAGGAGAGTGTATTGCGGATCTGGTGCCCTCGCTCGTAGGCATCCTCAAAGTGGTTGTATATACTTTCCGGGTGCGTGGGGTCTAGTTGTCTTGCCTCCTCCGCGGTAGGGCCCCAGGACGGCCAGAAGCTCTCAGGGTCGTATACGCCGGAGTATCCCTGGGTATAGGTGTCCTGTATTTTCGGAAACTTATTTACCTCCTCTATACCGGCTGTGGACGTGAAGTTTACCCGCATCTCGCCCTGCCGCCCCGATTTTGTGGTGATAACTACCACGCCGTTGGCGCCTTGCAGGCCATAGAGCGCAGTGGCGGCACCTCCGCGCAGGATGTTTATGCTCTCAATGTCATTCGGGTTCAGGTCGGCCAGGCGGTTACTCATGCCTCTTAGCTCAGCGCCCTGGCCAAAGGTGGAGGTGGAGTTATCCATCAGGATACCATCGATAACGAAGAGCGGTTGATTTGGCCGGCTGGGGTCGATGGAGTTAATGCCCCGTATCTGGATGCTGGCACCCTGACCCGGTGCGCCGCCGGTACTGGAGATGGTTACACCCGCCACTTTGCCCTGCATGGCGTTCAGCACGTTCGGTTGTCGGTTTTGCACCAGCTCCTCTGTTTGTACTTCTTGGGCGGCGTAGCCAAGCGCCTTCTTCTCGCGTGTGATACCGAGTGCCGTGACCACTACCTCGCTTAGCTGCTTGGTGTCTGTGCTTAGGGACACATTTATCACGTTCTGGTTGCCCACCGTCACCTCGCGGGTTTCATAGCCCAGGAACCTGAACTGCAGTACGGCATTCTCGCCCGGTACGCTTAGCTCATAGTTTCCTTCAGCATTTGTGGCAGTGCCGGTGGTGGTTCCTTTTACGGTTACGCTCACGCCGGGCAATGGTGTACCCGTATCAGCCCCCGTAACCTGGCCACGTACGATGTTATTCTGGGCCATGGCAGGCATCCAGCAACACATCAGCAGCAAAACAAGTAGGGTAAAACTGTTTTTCATAGTATATATGCTTTAAGTGAATAGGAAATGCGGGCTTGCCGGTACCACTGAGCTTGATAGGCAGAAACAGAGTACCGGCTTATTGATGATAAGGTATCAGCCACTAAAGACTGTTAAGTTGGGTAGCAAAAAGTATAAGTGTTGCATTTGGGAGAGTAAGTAAATGCGTATCAGATGAGTTTCATTTATACTTGCAATAGTTATACGGCGCTTGTGATTAAATGGCAAAATAAAGTTGCTTTAATATTAGTATATTTAGGGGTATGCCAGTAAACAATCACTTGCCGTAGCTTGCTTTATGAGAAAGTCCCTGCCATTGTGCCTCCTGCTAATCTATAGTTTCATGTTATGCGCTGAGACTGCTGTAGCACAAAGATTCCCGCTGGAGTCAGTAATGAGTTACCCTTTTCCGGCTGAGCTGACAGCTGCAGCAGCGGGTACCCACCTTGCCTGGACGCTCAACGAGCAGGGCAAGCGCAATGTGTACGTGGCTGAAGGACCAGATTTTAAGCCCCGTCGTCTAACCAATTACATGCAGGACGAGGGGCAGGAGATTACTAGCCTGTCTTTGTCTGCCGATGGAAAGTGGGCCGTGTATGTAAGGGGCGGAGAGCATGGCTCTATCTGGAGCGAAAACGAAACAGTTAACCCTGCCGCCAGCCCGCTGCCTCCCAAAGTGGAAGTATGGAGCATGCCGCTTGCGGGCGGGGAACCCATCGCGATAGGTGCGGGAGGGGAGCCGGTGATTTCGCCAAATAACAGGGAACTGGCCTTTATCCGGAATGGACAAGTATGGCTGGCCCCGCTGGATGGTACATCGCCCGCAAAGCCCTTGTTTGTTACCCGTGGTACTGTGGGCTCACTCGAGTGGTCGCCAGACGGAACGCAGCTAGCTTTTGTCGCTAACCGTGGCAACCGCGCCTTCGTTGGCGTCTATACGAATCCAGAAACTCCTATCACCTGGGTTGCGCCAGCCTTCGCCCGCGACCGTTCGCCCTGCTGGTCGCCGGAGGGCAAGCGCCTGGTTTTTGTGCGCACAGCGGGTTTGGGTGGCGCTCCGCAGCCATTCCTGGAGCGGCGGCACCAGCCCTGGAGCATCTGGACAGCCGATGTGGCAACCGGAAAAGCTACGCAAGTATGGAAAGCCCCCGAAACACTGCCCGGCTCTGTGCCCAACACCAACGGCGGCTTTAACCTGCATTGGGCCGCAGGAGACCGTCTTGTGTTTGTGTCTTACCAAGACGGCTGGCCGCACCTGTACGCATTGCCTGCAACC
Above is a window of Pontibacter akesuensis DNA encoding:
- a CDS encoding SusD/RagB family nutrient-binding outer membrane lipoprotein; translation: MKKIFRYMFALMLVGAVSTLQGCEDYFDLEDNPNLVNNPPLSTMLSTTTHKTALNSYRVANITSYFVQYLASPVAGGSTDTYQVTDYTSTWDALYLAMADIYDMKQEAMEQGAASYVGVANVLMAYHLSLVTDLWGDAPYSEAFVNTTLTPRFDNASSLYDETLVLLDEAIAALSSTESSFELDTQSDLIHGGSKEKWIKTAYALKARQLNKLSGTAAYDPQAVLTAVENSYTSNADNATMGVFTERNPWAQTAIDNADQLLGGWLSEQLIQHLNGTSNGIVDPRLEQIADTTRTGTYVGTPNGTGNVGPASSTVKDESYIFLGSPLTGEDSPLIIVSYPEVKLIEAEAALRAGQSQRAYDAYLEGIRASMELYEVSAAEANEYLNSSLVAVGAQNLTLADIFREKYVVTYLNPEAWNDARRFDYQYAGFTLPANADLSNFIRRVAYPSGEASKNPNTPDVSNLADPLWWDA
- the efp gene encoding elongation factor P — its product is MATTADIKNGVVIEYNNDLYVVTEFQHVKPGKGPAFVRTKLKNVRSGKVLDNTFSAGHKITTARVEQRPHQFIYKDDMGYHFMDLNTFEQVSLEDAMVPFADLMKEGQEVTILFHAETESPLTCDIPPFVELTITYTEPGLKGDTATNASKPAIVETGATIQVPLFIGQDEKIKVDTRTYSYAERVK
- the accB gene encoding acetyl-CoA carboxylase biotin carboxyl carrier protein; amino-acid sequence: MKAKEIQDLIDFIAKSGLNKVNIETEEFKISVKRDPDQKVKYVKDSGASHQAAPAPAAPAAAPQAAPSAAPAAPAAPAASDESRYVAIKAPMIGTFYRAASPESPVLLNVGDEVKKGQVICIIEAMKLFNEIESEVSGKVVKVMVDNASPVEYDQPLFLVDPS
- the proC gene encoding pyrroline-5-carboxylate reductase, with product MHTNNVAILGTGNLGKSIAEGLLSNGQYKPENIYVTRRNTKSIQHLKDKGLQVSSDNTFAVKNCRYIMLCVQPAHLENVLKEIKPYLDPEKHVLLSVIAGISIDNIRDIVGDFPIVRSMPNTAIAVQQSMTCLAFNAKAAHVEADVKEIFNCLGETLVIEEELMAGATVLCSSGIAFNMRFIRAVTQGGIQLGLDADDAQKIAVQVSKGASTLLTINKSHPEQEIDKVTTPEGCTITGLNEMEHQGLSSAVIKGLVGSYKRILDLKEQREKESM
- a CDS encoding DUF6340 family protein; its protein translation is MKKNLPYLLCCILALVQVSCTSQLYINTVKPPEVAVTNAQWKVVAVNRYNPSLLTFNQEKKIAVFANGANEAFRGAVAAIMKDETFVLVHSDTSTYRAQAEQEQLTAGQVQEIYRQHPHHLLLSMDYFNTFFDQETVREEDEDGDVTKTAHYTLITRSYWTLYDSTGTVLDKITLSEEAPYQSRSVLSGLLAIGPSMGNAGPEVNGLAWNSGLRYWSRLSPQTVTYVRPYYSTKNLQYAAFKMATSDWASAISLLQPIADGEHKKDAARAAYNLAVVYEAMGNKEQAKHWARQAKQRNDKLAILLLPQLENY
- a CDS encoding TIGR02757 family protein yields the protein MTQPDLTSIKALLDDRVEKYNQPDFIPNDPVSIPHRFTKKQDIEISGFFAAILAWGQRKTIINNCLKLMDLMDNAPHEFILYHQEQDLTRFLGFKHRTFNDTDLLYLLHFFRWYYSQYDSLETAFTGNQLKLQTQQARLEHFHNLVFSLEDAPQRTRKHVATPARKSACKRLNMYLRWMVRQDKGGVDFGIWEQMPMRDLICPCDVHVERVARRLGLITRTGMDWLTAEELTAHLRVFDPADPVKYDYALFGLGVEEKF
- a CDS encoding SusC/RagA family TonB-linked outer membrane protein; this encodes MKNSFTLLVLLLMCCWMPAMAQNNIVRGQVTGADTGTPLPGVSVTVKGTTTGTATNAEGNYELSVPGENAVLQFRFLGYETREVTVGNQNVINVSLSTDTKQLSEVVVTALGITREKKALGYAAQEVQTEELVQNRQPNVLNAMQGKVAGVTISSTGGAPGQGASIQIRGINSIDPSRPNQPLFVIDGILMDNSTSTFGQGAELRGMSNRLADLNPNDIESINILRGGAATALYGLQGANGVVVITTKSGRQGEMRVNFTSTAGIEEVNKFPKIQDTYTQGYSGVYDPESFWPSWGPTAEEARQLDPTHPESIYNHFEDAYERGHQIRNTLSFSGGSEALSFFSSISHLYHEGVLPFTNYQNVSARLNANANISDKIKVGGNFNYVNSGGDRYNADRFNEMLSYWSPRWDVRDFRKPDGTMKTYGNDNPIYAAATNRMEDEVNRFIGGLTFGYEPTNWLNFTYRIGLDTYSDDRTRTAPGPQGVPDEQVLDDNGRGFIHEYTTRFRAINSTFIATLNSDFGENFSGTLRVGHDLYDRQSKSFGVLGNELAVYDYFRLSNARFLSTDEQQIDYRLMGIFAEASLDYKDFLFLTLTGRNDITSTLASNNRSFFYPSASISYLFSEHLELPDFINQSKLRFSYAQMGKDALPYSTSSGSAPYTSLPTGYTGVTRAALLGNPELKPEFTNTFEAGLEMSFLNDRVGFDFTYYYSLSKDQILNINVANSTGYIRSAINAGEMRNKGVELVLNAVPVRTNNFTWDTKLVFSANRNKILKIREGLDEIVYASQFGYVGSTVSLRLIEGQPYGNIYGSHWQRYYGPGEEEDPLFIDESRPILIGANGFPVRAPLSSQKILGNSQPDWIGGFTNTFTYKNLSLTALLDARMGLEKYNQMDNFFAAFGIAEYTENRNQTMVFEGVLADGTPNTKEVWLGQGVGPDGVNYTNGYYRNFYRGVSENFVEDASWVRLRSLTLNYSLPQNWFESIFIRNASVSLTGNNVWLHTDYKGFDPETSFSPSGSNVDGFSGFTYPAVRSYLFTLNVGF
- the accC gene encoding acetyl-CoA carboxylase biotin carboxylase subunit → MFKKILIANRGEIALRIIRTCKEMGIKTVAVYSTADKESLHVRFADEAVCIGPPPSAQSYLNIPNIIAAAEITNADAIHPGYGFLSENAEFSRICAENGIKFIGASPEMINQMGDKASAKDTMKKAGVPTIPGSEGLLKNVEEGLKIAKKIKYPIILKATAGGGGRGMRIVNNESEFEKAWNDARTESKAAFGNDGIYLEKFVVEPRHIEIQLIGDQHGQVAHLSERDCSIQRRHQKLVEETPSPFITDDLRERMGQAAIAGASAINYEGVGTIEFLVDKNRDFYFMEMNTRIQVEHPITEEVIDYDLIKEQIKVAAGLKITGKNYYPKMHAIECRINAEDPKNNFRPSPGKITTLHMPGGHGVRIDSHVYSGYTIPPNYDSMIAKLIVSAQTREEALVKMKRALSEFVIEGIKTTVPFHLKLMDDPGFKEGNFTTKYLEDFDFSAIKD